One genomic window of Medicago truncatula cultivar Jemalong A17 chromosome 1, MtrunA17r5.0-ANR, whole genome shotgun sequence includes the following:
- the LOC11432813 gene encoding glucan endo-1,3-beta-glucosidase: protein MEKMVVICFASIQNGILVLLALTIFQEVQGIGVNYGTIANNLPPPSQVAKFLLHSTIINKVRIFDANQEILQAFENTRIEITITIPNDQIPNITNLTLAQQWVKTNVQPFIPSINIIRILVGNEVLSTANKLFITNLVPAMQTLHTALITTSLDNLIKVSTPHSLGILSNSSPPSSGRFREGYDIHIIKPMLRFLKDTNSPFMVNPYPFFACTSSNLDYALFRANSGVLDDNTKLHYTNMFDAQLDAVYSAMKVLGFEDVEIVIGETGWPTIGDSAQIGVDGNSASDYNGNLIRHVTSGVGTPLMPNRTFETYIFALFDENLKPGPICERNFGLFRPNMTLVYDDVPIMRKNVAVANSHSKAILSFMTALSFLIGWWT from the exons ATGGAGAAAATGGTTGTTATATGCTTTGCTTCAATACAAAATGGGATTTTAGTGCTTCTTGCTTTAACTATATTCCAAG AAGTGCAAGGAATTGGTGTTAACTATGGCACAATAGCAAACAACCTTCCACCACCATCTCAAGTTGCAAAATTTCTCTTACACTCTACCATAATTAACAAGGTGAGAATCTTTGATGCTAACCAAGAAATCTTACAAGCATTTGAAAATACAAGAATTGAGATAACCATAACAATACCTAATGACCAAATACCCAACATAACCAATTTAACCTTAGCTCAACAATGGGTCAAAACCAATGTCCAACCCTTCATTCCTTCAATCAACATCATAAGAATCTTAGTAGGTAATGAAGTTTTATCAACAGCTAACAAGCTTTTTATTACCAACCTTGTCCCTGCCATGCAAACTTTACACACTGCCCTTATAACAACTTCATTAGACAACCTTATAAAAGTGTCCACACCACATTCTTTAGGTATTTTGTCTAATTCAAGTCCACCATCTAGTGGTAGGTTTAGAGAAGGCTATGATATACATATAATCAAACCAATGCTTAGGTTTCTTAAAGATACAAATTCACCTTTCATGGTTAACCCTTATCCTTTTTTTGCTTGCACTTCAAGCAACCTAGATTACGCACTTTTCCGTGCAAATTCAGGGGTTTTGGATGATAATACTAAATTACATTACACTAATATGTTTGATGCACAACTTGATGCTGTTTATTCAGCTATGAAAGTTTTGGGCTTTGAGGATGTTGAGATTGTTATTGGCGAAACGGGTTGGCCTACGATAGGCGACTCGGCCCAAATTGGTGTCGATGGGAACAGTGCTTCTGACTATAATGGGAATCTTATAAGACATGTTACTTCTGGGGTTGGAACACCTCTCATGCCAAACCGGACTTTTGAGACATATATTTTTGCTTTGTTTGATGAAAATCTAAAGCCCGGTCCAATATGTGAAAGGAATTTTGGGTTGTTCCGACCCAACATGACTCTTGTCTATGATGACGTCCCAATAATGAGAAAAAATGTAGCTGTTGCTAACAGTCATTCTAAAGCAATATTGTCATTCATGACAGCCTTGAGCTTCTTGATTGGTTGGTGGACTTAA
- the LOC11421378 gene encoding reticulocalbin-2, with protein sequence MSKAVVYTVIATATLLIFIVLSPLNLEESKGRLNNRRFGYKILERAPTFDPLVTKIERESEQKNQQHKNDFDNNKNVAPRTGLGSTTTVSEIKETYEYLTSGGTLNTTLRLIILFPLLDRDPKDGFVGFNELESWVTQRALERLDYATQVELESKDKNGDLALSFREYLPDLSEKDIEKKNMAHGEAGWLMEKFDVADYDHNGLLNFTELRDFLHPEDSQNKEMLKWMVNDKFKHMDDYEHDGKINFNQFEDNVYVTYESYVDFETNGEGDIPTAKDKFAELDVNKDQFLSPEELFPIIPYVYPGELAYAKYYTSYLMNEADDNEDRKLTLDEMLDHEFAFFNTVHADGHVEIDDDDHDEL encoded by the exons ATGTCAAAGGCGGTGGTTTACACCGTAATAGCCACCGCCACATTATTGATCTTCATAGTTCTTTCCCCATTGAACCTTGAAGAATCAAAAGGTCGCCTAAATAATAGAAGGTTTGGTTACAAAATATTAGAAAGAGCACCAACTTTTGACCCTCTTGTGACAAAGATTGAGAGAGAGTCAGAACAAAAAAACCAACAacacaaaaatgattttgataatAATAAGAATGTTGCACCACGTACGGGTTTGGGCAGTACCACAACGGTTAGTGAGATTAAAGAGACATATGAATATCTTACATCAGGTGGAACATTGAATACCACATTAAGGTTGATTATTTTGTTTCCTTTGTTGGATAGAGATCCAAAAGATGGGTTTGTTGGTTTTAATGAATTAGAAAGTTGGGTTACTCAAAGGGCTTTGGAGAGATTGGATTATGCTACACAAGTTGAATTGGAATCTAAGGATAAGAATGGGGATTTGGCTCTTTCTTTTAGGGAGTATCTACCTGACTTATCTGAAAAAGATATAG agaaaaaaaatatggcacATGGCGAAGCAGGGTGGTTGATGGAGAAATTTGACGTTGCAGACTATGATCACAATGGCCTTCTTAACTTCACCGAGCTTAGAga TTTTTTGCACCCAGAAGATAGCCAAAATAAAGAAATGTTGAAGTGGATGGTGAATGATAAATTTAA GCACATGGATGATTATGAACATGATGGgaaaataaatttcaatcaatttgaaGACAATGTATATGTTACATATGAAAGTTATGTGGATTTTGAAACCAATGGAGAAGGGGATATACCTACTGCAAAGGACAAATTTGCTGAGCTTGATGTGAACAAAGATCa GTTCTTGTCCCCTGAAGAATTGTTTCCTATTATTCCTTACGTCTACCCTGGAGAGCTAGCTTATGCTAAATATTACACAAGTTATTTGATGAATGAG GCTGATGATAATGAAGATAGAAAATTGACACTCGATGAGATGCTAGATCATGAATTTGCTTTCTTTAACACAGTTCATGCAGATGGTCATGTggaaattgatgatgatgatcatgatGAGCTATGA
- the LOC11429785 gene encoding uncharacterized protein, translating to MASAARARCAVNHCFTQDFMMPPTSSKQLEPDFTTSDSTDSDMKWWLHVKTNLAGDTDYTCQHLNTLESKLDAFSTRLHGDNVSIGSDQTVKNFDAVSFVGNAATAAIEQQWNVYPKYMKNSDTRTSKIEASLNSDLYLTPKKKNEGEFWFSDDATSFLISEHCKSTSSDFEPHWLGAEKSQPWWRTTGKDDLASLVAKKSFEYVENCDLPEPNIKPFRKIHTLQPRETDKEENQVSSLNQKLEMCSSDSNGCTSTTLTSGCSFQDSDRTFSSSESKDSDSSCNKNSKVNSESAAKAELLKALCRSQTRAREAEKAAQEACDEKEHILSLFFKQASQLFAYKQWLHVLQLENLCLQYKSKNQPLLNNLFPYEGKKHRKNRRKVKNSRRGIGKCIFAFAVGLALAGAGLLLGWTIGCMFPSF from the exons ATGGCATCTGCAGCTAGAGCCCGTTGTGCTGTTAACCATTGTTTCACACAAGATTTCATGATGCCCCCTACTTCTTCAAAACAATTGGAGCCTGATTTTACAACTAGTGATTCCACTGATTCTGACATGAAATGGTGGCTACATGTGAAAACCAACTTGGCCGGTGACACAGATTATACATGTCAACATCTAAATACATTGGAGTCTAAGCTCGACGCTTTTAGTACCCGACTTCATGGTGACAATGTCAGTATCGGGAGTGATCAAACTGTCAAAAACTTCGATGCTGTTTCATTTGTTGGAAATGCTGCTACTGCAGCTATAGAGCAGCAATGGAATGTCTATCCAAAATATATGAAGAATAGTGATACTCGAACGTCGAAAATTGAGGCTTCATTGAACAGTGACTTGTATTTAACAcctaagaagaaaaatgaagggGAATTCTGGTTTTCAGATGATGCTACTAGTTTCTTGATCTCGGAACATTGTAAAAGTACATCGTCTGATTTTGAACCACATTGGTTGGGAGCTGAAAAATCTCAGCCTTGGTGGCGCACTACAGGAAAAGACGATTTGGCTTCCTTGGTTGCTAAGAAATCATTTGAGTATGTCGAGAACTGCGATCTCCCAGAGCCAAACATTAAGCCTTTTAGGAAAATACATACTCTTCAGCCAAGAGAAACTGACAAGGAGGAGAATCAAGTGTCGTCCTTGAACCAAAAATTGGAGATGTGTTCTTCTGATTCGAATGGTTGTACGTCTACAACCTTGACTTCTGGCTGTTCATTTCAGGATTCTGACAGAACTTTCAG TTCCAGTGAAAGCAAAGACTCTGATTCAAGCTGCAACAAGAATAGCAAAGTGAATTCCGAGAGTGCTGCAAAGGCAGAACTACTAAAAGCCTTGTGTCGATCCCAAACTCGAGCGAGAGAGGCTGAAAAGGCAGCACAAGAAGCCTGCGACGAGAAGGAACATATATTGTCTCTATTTTTCAAGCAGGCTTCACAATTATTTGCATATAAACAATGGCTACATGTTTTGCAGCTGGAGAATCTTTGCCTTCAATACAAAAGCAAAAACCAGCCGTTGTTGAACAACCTCTTTCCCTACGAAGGAAAAAAACATAGGAAAAATCGTCGAAAGGTTAAGAATAGCAGACGAGGGATCGGAAAATGTATTTTCGCTTTTGCTGTTGGTTTGGCTCTTGCTGGTGCAGGTTTGCTTCTTGGTTGGACCATTGGATGCATGTTTCCTTCCTTTTGA